The following coding sequences lie in one Gemmatimonadota bacterium genomic window:
- a CDS encoding YbjQ family protein → MILATIESIPGQRIVQVLGLVRGASIRARHIGQDIVATMRNITGGELFEYTKVLAEAREEAIDRMTEEARVLGADAVLGLRFQSAEVTRGAAEMLCYGTAVRLEPES, encoded by the coding sequence ATGATCCTGGCCACCATCGAGTCGATCCCCGGCCAGCGCATCGTCCAGGTTCTGGGGCTGGTGCGCGGCGCCAGCATCCGGGCCCGGCACATCGGGCAGGACATCGTCGCCACCATGCGGAACATCACCGGCGGCGAGTTGTTCGAGTACACCAAGGTCCTGGCCGAGGCCCGGGAAGAGGCCATCGACCGCATGACGGAGGAAGCGCGGGTCCTGGGCGCCGACGCCGTGCTGGGTCTGCGCTTCCAGTCCGCCGAGGTCACGCGCGGCGCGGCGGAGATGTTGTGCTACGGCACGGCCGTGCGCCTGGAGCCGGAG